A genome region from Thermomonospora amylolytica includes the following:
- a CDS encoding class I SAM-dependent methyltransferase — MTMLRDSDLAAAFDRAATTYDRLVAANPGYHSHLRRSARRLRLPGGGAGLRVLDLGCGTGASTAALLRAAPYAEITAVDASAGMLERAAAKPWPPNVRFVHAPVERLADAGVHGPFDAAFAAYLLRNVTDPDGVLAAIRALLGPPLGRLAVHDYTLSGSPLHRAVWAAVCRGIIIPAGSLTGNADLYRYLQRSVEGFDTAAELRDRMAAAGFRDVRVLPVSGWQTGIVHTVVGRR; from the coding sequence ATGACCATGCTGCGGGACTCCGATCTCGCCGCCGCCTTCGACCGTGCCGCCACCACCTACGACCGGCTGGTGGCGGCCAACCCCGGATACCACTCCCATCTGCGGCGTTCGGCCCGCAGGCTGCGGCTGCCCGGCGGCGGCGCCGGGCTGCGGGTGCTGGATCTGGGGTGCGGAACGGGCGCGTCCACGGCCGCGCTGTTGCGGGCCGCGCCGTACGCGGAGATCACCGCGGTGGACGCCTCGGCGGGGATGCTGGAACGCGCCGCCGCCAAACCCTGGCCCCCGAACGTGCGGTTCGTGCACGCCCCGGTGGAACGGCTGGCCGACGCCGGGGTGCACGGGCCGTTCGACGCGGCGTTCGCCGCCTACCTGCTGCGGAACGTCACCGACCCGGACGGGGTGCTGGCGGCGATCCGGGCGCTGCTGGGGCCGCCGCTGGGCCGGCTGGCGGTGCACGACTACACGCTCAGCGGGTCGCCGCTGCACCGGGCGGTCTGGGCGGCGGTCTGCCGGGGGATCATCATCCCGGCGGGGTCCCTCACCGGGAACGCGGACCTGTACCGCTACCTGCAACGCAGCGTGGAGGGCTTCGACACCGCCGCCGAGCTGCGGGACCGGATGGCCGCGGCCGGGTTCCGGGACGTGCGGGTGCTGCCGGTGTCGGGCTGGCAGACCGGCATCGTGCACACCGTGGTCGGCCGGCGGTGA
- a CDS encoding FAD-dependent oxidoreductase, translated as MTAPRDRRACVLAAPGGRDRCTGDAPRVAVVGGGVAGLAAATGLAERGAEVTVYEREPVLGGRVAGWPVTLADGSRVTMSRGFHAFFRQYYNLRGLLRRVDGGLGMLAGLPDYPVRHSGGMRDGFARVPRTPPWSALGFVALSPSFGWRDLARMDPLAASPLLDVRVPEVYDRLDATGARDFLDSIGFPAAARHLAFEVFSRSFFADPGELSAAELALMFHIYFLGSAEGLLFDVPAEPFPQALWDPLAAYLERHGARLRPGTPVEQVRPRPGGGVVVHADGTGDHHDAVVLALDVEGLRGLVERSPGLGDEDWRARVGRLRTAPPFLVTRLWLDRPVRADRPGFLGTSGYGSLDNVSVLERWEGEAARWSARTGGSVVELHAYAVDPRADPKIEQDRLLAQLHRVYPETRDARIIDVRHLWRRDCPLFATGSYRDRLTVQTSDPAVTVAGDHVRTGLPVALMERAATSGFLASNALLARWGVRGQTLWTVPRRGRSGLLRAVAALGMRQPGKRPEARNAQRRSA; from the coding sequence GTGACCGCGCCCAGGGACCGGCGGGCGTGCGTGCTGGCGGCGCCCGGCGGGCGGGACCGGTGCACGGGGGACGCGCCGCGCGTCGCCGTCGTCGGCGGGGGCGTCGCCGGGCTGGCCGCCGCCACCGGACTGGCCGAACGCGGCGCCGAGGTCACCGTGTACGAGCGGGAGCCGGTGCTCGGCGGGCGGGTGGCGGGCTGGCCGGTCACGCTCGCGGACGGGTCGCGCGTCACGATGAGCCGGGGGTTTCATGCGTTCTTCCGCCAGTACTACAACCTGCGGGGCCTGCTGCGGCGGGTCGACGGCGGGCTGGGGATGCTGGCGGGGCTGCCGGACTATCCGGTGCGGCACTCCGGCGGGATGCGGGACGGGTTCGCGCGGGTGCCGAGGACGCCGCCGTGGAGCGCGCTGGGGTTCGTGGCGCTCAGCCCGTCGTTCGGCTGGCGGGATCTGGCGCGGATGGACCCGCTGGCCGCCTCGCCGCTGCTGGACGTGCGGGTGCCGGAGGTCTACGACCGGCTCGACGCGACCGGCGCGCGGGACTTCCTGGATTCCATCGGGTTCCCCGCCGCCGCCCGGCATCTGGCGTTCGAGGTGTTCTCGCGGAGCTTCTTCGCCGATCCGGGCGAGCTGTCGGCGGCCGAGCTGGCACTGATGTTCCACATCTACTTCCTGGGGTCGGCCGAGGGGCTGCTGTTCGACGTGCCGGCCGAGCCGTTCCCGCAGGCGTTGTGGGATCCGCTGGCCGCCTATCTGGAGCGGCACGGGGCGCGGCTGCGGCCCGGGACGCCGGTCGAGCAGGTCCGGCCGCGACCCGGCGGAGGCGTGGTCGTCCACGCGGACGGGACCGGCGACCACCACGACGCCGTCGTCCTCGCCCTGGACGTCGAGGGCCTGCGGGGTCTGGTCGAGCGTTCTCCCGGCCTCGGCGACGAGGACTGGCGGGCGCGTGTCGGGCGGCTGCGGACCGCTCCCCCGTTCCTGGTGACGCGGCTGTGGCTGGACCGGCCGGTGCGCGCCGACCGGCCGGGGTTCCTGGGCACCAGCGGTTACGGATCGCTGGACAACGTGAGCGTCCTGGAACGCTGGGAGGGCGAGGCCGCCCGCTGGTCGGCCCGCACCGGCGGCTCGGTGGTGGAGCTGCACGCCTACGCGGTGGATCCGCGGGCCGATCCCAAGATCGAGCAGGACCGGCTGCTCGCGCAGCTCCACCGCGTCTACCCCGAGACCCGCGACGCCCGGATCATCGACGTCCGGCACCTGTGGCGACGGGACTGCCCGCTCTTCGCCACCGGCTCCTACCGCGACCGGCTCACCGTGCAGACCTCCGACCCGGCGGTGACGGTGGCCGGTGACCATGTGCGCACCGGGCTTCCGGTGGCGCTGATGGAACGCGCGGCCACCAGCGGGTTCCTGGCGTCGAACGCGCTGCTGGCGCGCTGGGGCGTGCGCGGCCAGACGCTGTGGACGGTCCCCCGCCGGGGCCGTTCCGGGTTGCTGCGCGCGGTGGCCGCCCTGGGCATGCGTCAGCCCGGGAAACGACCCGAGGCCCGCAACGCCCAGCGCCGTTCGGCGTAG
- a CDS encoding DUF5914 domain-containing protein → MNRPRIPLRLRRPVPWHHQRPTWREARPALIAHALKQATARPSGNWYVLGASREIGRGARPFGRGIGGLEVIAWRDRAGRLHAGPGACPHLGAPLRDSRVVGGAVVCHWHGLALDGASCAGWDPYPAHDDGVLVWVRLDDLGGEPPLERPVIPARPRPAASIDAVFTGVGVCEPEDVVANRLDPWHGGWYHPYSFVDLTVVSAPPDDDFTVDVSFKVAGRAVVPVRATFTAPEPRTVVMHITEGEGRTSVVETHATPLAPDVHGRPRTAVIEAVIATSERPGFAAARRVSPLVRPLMRLTAGRLWRDDLAYAERRWALRASGRFPG, encoded by the coding sequence GTGAACCGCCCCCGCATCCCGTTGCGGCTGCGACGCCCGGTGCCCTGGCATCACCAGCGGCCGACCTGGCGCGAGGCCCGGCCCGCCCTCATCGCGCACGCGTTGAAGCAGGCGACCGCCAGGCCGTCCGGCAACTGGTACGTGCTGGGGGCCTCCCGCGAGATCGGCCGGGGCGCCCGCCCGTTCGGGCGCGGCATCGGCGGTCTGGAGGTCATCGCCTGGCGCGACCGCGCCGGGCGGCTGCACGCCGGACCCGGCGCGTGCCCGCATCTGGGCGCCCCGCTGCGGGACAGCCGCGTCGTCGGCGGCGCGGTGGTCTGCCACTGGCACGGGCTGGCGCTGGACGGCGCCTCGTGCGCGGGCTGGGACCCCTATCCCGCCCACGACGACGGGGTGCTGGTGTGGGTCCGGCTGGACGACCTGGGGGGCGAGCCCCCGCTGGAACGCCCGGTGATCCCCGCCAGGCCGCGCCCGGCGGCGTCGATCGACGCGGTGTTCACCGGCGTCGGCGTCTGCGAGCCCGAGGACGTGGTCGCCAACCGCCTCGATCCCTGGCACGGCGGCTGGTACCACCCGTACTCGTTCGTGGACCTGACGGTGGTGAGCGCCCCGCCGGACGACGACTTCACGGTCGACGTGTCGTTCAAGGTCGCCGGGCGCGCCGTCGTCCCGGTCCGCGCCACCTTCACCGCCCCCGAGCCCCGCACGGTCGTCATGCACATCACCGAGGGCGAGGGCCGCACCTCCGTCGTGGAGACCCACGCCACCCCGCTCGCGCCGGACGTGCACGGCCGCCCCCGCACGGCGGTGATCGAGGCGGTCATCGCCACGTCCGAACGGCCCGGGTTCGCCGCCGCCCGCAGGGTCTCGCCGCTGGTGCGTCCCCTCATGCGGCTGACGGCCGGGCGGCTGTGGCGCGACGACCTCGCCTACGCCGAACGGCGCTGGGCGTTGCGGGCCTCGGGTCGTTTCCCGGGCTGA
- a CDS encoding phytoene/squalene synthase family protein, with amino-acid sequence MTRRELDAAGITDPTLRAAYAHCRRLNARHGRTYFLATRLLPVARRPAVHALYGFARWADDIVDDLGTTATIEQRAAALHRLEADLTAGLRSGTSGRPVVRAVAHTAARYGIDHRHFTDFMASMRADLHVTGYASYADLEAYMHGSAAVIGLQMLPVLGTVAPQEEAAPHAAALGIAFQLTNFLRDVGEDLDRGRVYLPEDLLAAHGVDRALLRWSRDTGRTDRRIPAALRAAAGLAHAAYRTAEPGLRMLQPASRPCIETARTLYRDILRVIDAQGYAVLHRRAVVPRRRRAAVALAGAGRVAAFRLLARRPEPLPVTRPKESSR; translated from the coding sequence ATGACGCGACGAGAACTGGACGCCGCGGGGATCACCGATCCCACCCTGCGCGCCGCCTACGCGCACTGCCGGCGGCTCAACGCCCGGCACGGCCGCACCTACTTCCTGGCGACCCGGCTGCTGCCGGTGGCCCGGCGGCCCGCGGTGCACGCCCTGTACGGCTTCGCCCGCTGGGCCGACGACATCGTCGACGACCTGGGGACCACCGCCACCATCGAGCAGCGGGCCGCCGCGCTGCACCGGCTGGAGGCCGACCTGACCGCCGGGCTGCGGTCCGGCACCAGCGGCCGGCCGGTGGTGCGGGCGGTCGCGCACACCGCCGCCCGGTACGGCATCGACCACCGGCACTTCACCGACTTCATGGCGTCCATGCGCGCCGATCTGCACGTCACCGGCTACGCCAGCTACGCCGACCTGGAGGCGTACATGCACGGGTCGGCCGCGGTGATCGGGCTGCAGATGCTGCCGGTGCTCGGCACCGTCGCGCCCCAGGAGGAGGCCGCCCCCCATGCCGCGGCCCTGGGCATCGCCTTCCAGCTCACCAACTTCCTGCGGGACGTGGGCGAGGACCTGGACCGGGGCCGCGTCTACCTGCCCGAGGACCTGCTGGCCGCGCACGGGGTCGACCGCGCCCTGCTGCGCTGGAGCCGCGACACCGGCCGGACCGACCGCCGGATCCCGGCCGCGCTGCGGGCCGCCGCCGGCCTCGCGCACGCCGCCTACCGCACCGCCGAGCCCGGGCTGCGGATGCTCCAGCCCGCGTCCCGCCCGTGCATCGAGACCGCCCGCACCCTCTACCGGGACATCCTGCGCGTCATCGACGCCCAGGGATACGCGGTGCTGCACCGGCGGGCCGTGGTGCCCCGCAGGCGGCGGGCGGCGGTGGCGCTCGCCGGGGCCGGCCGGGTCGCCGCGTTCCGGCTGCTGGCCCGCCGCCCCGAACCCCTTCCCGTCACCCGGCCGAAGGAGTCCTCCCGGTGA
- the crtI gene encoding phytoene desaturase family protein — protein sequence MRAVRGPTDHVVVVGAGLAGLSAALHLLGAGRRVTVVERSTGPGGRAGRLDLGGAYHADSGPTVLTMPHLAEEAFAAVGDELADRLDLMRLEPAYHARFADGSHLEVHTDAEAMEEEVRRFAGPGEAAGYRRLRGWLTDLYAAQMRRFIDANFDSPLQLLTPDLARLAMLGGFGRLDGRIRRFLSDERLRRVFSFQALYAGLPPARALAAYAVIAYMDTVAGVYFPRDGMHALPRAMAASALDAGAEFHWDGEVTRLERSGDRVTAVHLADGRRIACDAVVLTPDLPTVYRLLGRTPRRLIPLTHSPSAVVWHVGTDRTWPATGHHTLSFGAAWERTFDELTRTGRPMSDPSLLVTRPTASDPGLAPAGRELYYVLAPCPNTAVGPGADEWRDLAPRYRDELLAVLRDRGLAGSEAAIERERLVTPADWTAQGHAAGSPFSVAHTFPQTGPFRPRNLVRGVANAVIAGCGTTPGVGIPTVLISGRLAAARITGTPRPPARSSARGRPGRAPQPRAR from the coding sequence GTGAGGGCGGTGCGGGGACCGACCGACCACGTCGTGGTCGTCGGCGCCGGGCTGGCCGGCCTGTCGGCCGCCCTGCACCTGCTGGGCGCGGGACGGCGGGTGACGGTCGTGGAACGCTCGACCGGCCCCGGCGGGCGCGCCGGCCGCCTCGACCTGGGCGGCGCCTACCACGCCGACTCCGGCCCCACCGTGCTGACCATGCCGCACCTGGCCGAGGAGGCGTTCGCGGCGGTCGGCGACGAGCTCGCCGACCGGCTGGACCTGATGCGGCTGGAGCCGGCCTACCACGCCCGCTTCGCCGACGGCTCGCACCTGGAGGTGCACACCGACGCCGAGGCGATGGAGGAGGAGGTCCGCCGGTTCGCCGGGCCGGGCGAGGCGGCCGGTTACCGGCGGCTGCGCGGCTGGCTGACCGACCTGTACGCGGCGCAGATGCGGCGGTTCATCGACGCCAACTTCGACTCGCCGCTGCAACTGCTCACCCCCGACCTGGCGCGGCTGGCGATGCTCGGCGGGTTCGGGCGGCTGGACGGCCGGATCCGCCGGTTCCTGTCCGACGAGCGGCTGCGGCGGGTGTTCTCCTTCCAGGCGCTGTACGCCGGGCTGCCACCGGCGCGGGCACTGGCGGCGTACGCGGTGATCGCCTACATGGACACCGTCGCCGGGGTGTACTTCCCCCGCGACGGCATGCACGCCCTGCCGCGCGCCATGGCGGCCTCGGCGCTGGACGCCGGGGCCGAGTTCCACTGGGACGGCGAGGTCACCCGGCTGGAGCGGTCCGGCGACCGGGTCACCGCCGTGCACCTGGCGGACGGGCGGCGGATCGCCTGCGACGCCGTCGTGCTCACCCCCGACCTGCCGACCGTGTACCGGCTGCTGGGGCGGACGCCGCGCCGCCTCATACCGCTCACCCACTCGCCCTCGGCGGTCGTCTGGCATGTGGGCACCGACCGCACCTGGCCCGCGACCGGGCACCACACGCTGTCGTTCGGCGCCGCCTGGGAACGCACCTTCGACGAGCTGACCCGCACCGGACGGCCGATGAGCGACCCGTCCCTGCTGGTCACCCGGCCGACCGCCAGCGACCCCGGGCTGGCCCCGGCGGGCCGGGAGCTGTACTACGTGCTGGCGCCGTGCCCCAACACCGCCGTCGGCCCCGGCGCCGACGAGTGGCGCGACCTGGCGCCCCGCTACCGCGACGAACTGCTGGCCGTGCTGCGCGACCGGGGACTAGCCGGGTCCGAGGCGGCCATCGAACGCGAACGCCTGGTCACCCCCGCCGACTGGACGGCACAGGGGCACGCCGCCGGATCCCCGTTCTCGGTGGCGCACACCTTCCCGCAGACCGGCCCGTTCCGGCCCCGCAACCTCGTCCGCGGCGTCGCCAACGCCGTGATCGCCGGATGCGGCACCACCCCCGGCGTCGGCATCCCCACCGTGCTCATCTCCGGCAGGCTCGCCGCCGCGCGCATCACCGGCACCCCCCGGCCCCCCGCCCGCTCCTCCGCCCGGGGCCGGCCCGGCCGTGCCCCCCAGCCGAGAGCCCGATGA
- a CDS encoding phosphotriesterase family protein, with protein sequence MTPSTQPGLLRTVTGSIPVSDVTGSVLCHEHLQLDLRWPQRRLTEVPSDPRRWLDEEQAVTAELGGLRTGHGLSLVVDLTCQGMGRNAAMLSRISAGARVAVVAGTGFFTEPFAPQETAGADEDRLAELLLAEIGFGMDGTSSLPGVIGEIGCWGPAPTAAEERALRAAALAAQESGLAVATYGRAGMTLLEILTSAGLPAERVAVGGQDLVNDPGAHRKIAETGAYVAFGTVGLAGEDHTALGARVRHVLELLETGHGERILLSTGVSRMVQIRRYGGAGYGYLFEVFLPALRAAGVDEAALRTILHDNPLRWLTGGTG encoded by the coding sequence ATGACCCCTTCCACGCAGCCCGGGCTGCTGCGCACCGTGACCGGAAGCATCCCGGTGTCCGACGTCACCGGGTCCGTGCTCTGCCACGAGCACCTGCAGCTGGACCTGCGCTGGCCGCAGCGCCGGCTGACCGAGGTCCCGTCCGACCCGCGCCGCTGGCTGGACGAGGAGCAGGCGGTCACCGCCGAGCTGGGCGGGCTGCGCACCGGCCACGGGCTCTCCCTGGTCGTCGACCTGACCTGTCAGGGCATGGGCCGCAACGCCGCGATGCTGTCGCGGATCAGCGCCGGGGCCCGGGTCGCCGTGGTGGCCGGGACCGGGTTCTTCACCGAGCCGTTCGCCCCGCAGGAGACCGCCGGGGCCGACGAGGACCGGCTGGCCGAGCTGCTGCTGGCCGAGATCGGGTTCGGGATGGACGGCACCAGCTCGCTGCCCGGCGTGATCGGCGAGATCGGCTGCTGGGGGCCGGCGCCCACCGCGGCCGAGGAGCGGGCGCTGCGCGCCGCCGCGCTGGCCGCGCAGGAGTCGGGGCTGGCGGTGGCCACCTACGGGCGGGCCGGGATGACCCTGCTGGAGATCCTCACCTCCGCCGGGCTGCCCGCCGAGCGGGTCGCGGTCGGCGGCCAGGACCTGGTGAACGACCCCGGCGCGCACCGCAAGATCGCCGAGACCGGCGCCTATGTCGCGTTCGGCACCGTCGGCCTGGCCGGGGAGGACCACACCGCCCTCGGCGCCCGGGTGCGCCACGTGCTGGAACTGCTGGAGACCGGGCACGGCGAGCGGATCCTGCTGAGCACCGGCGTGTCCCGGATGGTCCAGATCAGGCGGTACGGCGGCGCGGGCTACGGCTACCTGTTCGAGGTCTTCCTGCCCGCGCTGCGCGCCGCCGGGGTCGACGAGGCCGCGCTGCGCACGATCCTGCACGACAACCCGCTGCGCTGGCTGACCGGCGGCACCGGGTGA
- a CDS encoding nitrite/sulfite reductase, which produces MPPSVKRKRGEGQWALGYREPLNKNEENKKNDDGLNVRRRIIDIYSKAGFDSIDPADLRGRFRWYGLYTQRRPGIDGGKTGSLPDEELDDRYFMLRVRIDGGRLDARQLRVIGDISNRYARGTADVTDRQNIQLHWIEIESVPAIWEALESVGLSTMEACGDTPRVIIGCPLAGIAEDEIIDATPQIAEVAERYIGSPEFSNLPRKFKTAIAGCASHCTVPEINDVAFVGVRNEAGEAGYDLLVGGGLSTNPMFAQRLGTFVKPEQVHEVWKGVVSVFRDYGYRRLRSRARIKFLVKDWGAARFREVLEKEYLGYALPDGPAADAPLPHRDHVGVHRQKDGNFYVGFAPRVGRLNGDLLNVIADLAAEYGSGRVRTTAEQKMVILDVPEERTQALADALAEHDLQVTPSVFRRQTMACTGIEYCKLAIVETKQRGMDLIEELEKRLPDFDQPLSININGCPNACARIQVADIGLKGQLVVDENGEQVEGFQIHLGGQVGASFGKKVRGLKTTSAGLADYVERVVRRYDEQRAEGESFAEWVARADDADLQ; this is translated from the coding sequence GTGCCACCCAGCGTGAAGCGCAAGAGAGGCGAGGGCCAGTGGGCCCTCGGCTATCGCGAGCCCCTCAACAAGAACGAGGAGAACAAGAAGAACGACGACGGGCTGAACGTCCGCCGCCGGATCATCGACATCTACTCCAAGGCCGGATTCGACTCCATCGACCCGGCCGACCTGCGCGGCCGGTTCCGCTGGTACGGCCTGTACACCCAGCGGCGGCCCGGGATCGACGGCGGCAAGACCGGCTCGCTGCCCGACGAGGAGCTCGACGACCGCTACTTCATGCTGCGGGTGCGGATCGACGGCGGCCGGCTCGACGCCCGCCAGCTGCGGGTCATCGGCGACATCTCCAACCGGTACGCCCGCGGCACCGCCGACGTCACCGACCGGCAGAACATCCAGCTGCACTGGATCGAGATCGAGAGCGTCCCGGCGATCTGGGAGGCGCTGGAGTCGGTCGGCCTGTCGACCATGGAGGCGTGCGGCGACACCCCGCGCGTGATCATCGGCTGCCCGCTGGCGGGCATCGCCGAGGACGAGATCATCGACGCCACCCCGCAGATCGCCGAGGTGGCCGAGCGGTACATCGGCTCGCCGGAGTTCTCCAACCTGCCGCGCAAGTTCAAGACCGCCATCGCCGGATGCGCCTCGCACTGCACGGTGCCGGAGATCAACGACGTGGCGTTCGTCGGGGTCCGCAACGAGGCCGGTGAGGCCGGCTACGACCTGCTGGTCGGCGGCGGGCTGTCCACCAACCCGATGTTCGCCCAGCGGCTCGGCACCTTCGTCAAGCCCGAGCAGGTGCACGAGGTCTGGAAGGGCGTGGTCTCGGTGTTCCGGGACTACGGCTACCGGCGGCTGCGCAGCCGCGCCCGGATCAAGTTCCTGGTCAAGGACTGGGGCGCGGCCAGGTTCCGCGAGGTGCTGGAGAAGGAGTACCTGGGCTACGCGCTGCCGGACGGCCCGGCCGCCGACGCCCCGCTGCCGCACCGCGACCACGTGGGCGTGCACCGGCAGAAGGACGGCAACTTCTACGTGGGCTTCGCGCCGCGGGTGGGCCGCCTCAACGGCGACCTGCTGAACGTGATCGCCGACCTGGCCGCCGAGTACGGCTCGGGCCGGGTGCGCACCACCGCCGAGCAGAAGATGGTCATCCTCGACGTTCCCGAGGAGCGGACGCAGGCGCTGGCCGACGCGCTGGCCGAGCACGACCTGCAGGTCACCCCGTCGGTGTTCCGCCGGCAGACGATGGCCTGCACCGGCATCGAGTACTGCAAGCTGGCGATCGTCGAGACCAAGCAGCGCGGCATGGACCTGATCGAGGAGCTGGAGAAGCGGCTGCCCGACTTCGACCAGCCGCTGTCGATCAACATCAACGGCTGCCCGAACGCCTGCGCCCGCATCCAGGTCGCCGACATCGGCCTGAAGGGCCAGCTCGTGGTGGACGAGAACGGCGAGCAGGTGGAGGGCTTCCAGATCCATCTGGGCGGCCAGGTCGGCGCCTCGTTCGGCAAGAAGGTCCGCGGGCTGAAGACCACCTCCGCGGGGCTGGCCGACTACGTCGAGCGGGTCGTGCGCAGGTACGACGAGCAGCGGGCCGAGGGCGAGAGCTTCGCCGAGTGGGTGGCCCGCGCCGACGACGCCGACCTCCAGTAG
- a CDS encoding transposase, which translates to MSERAAPFYCPYCGEEDLRPLEGEGSWYCADCARSFRLRFLGVGAPSGGPTDDDRGAQP; encoded by the coding sequence ATGAGCGAACGCGCCGCGCCGTTCTACTGCCCGTATTGCGGCGAGGAGGACCTCCGGCCGCTGGAGGGCGAGGGCAGTTGGTACTGCGCCGACTGCGCCCGGTCCTTCCGGCTGAGGTTCCTCGGTGTGGGGGCGCCCTCGGGGGGCCCCACCGACGACGACCGCGGCGCGCAGCCATGA
- a CDS encoding phosphoadenylyl-sulfate reductase, which translates to MPPLTVLDSPTDRPVLDLRDVAESAAEALKDASALEIVRWAVATFGDRICLTSSMSDAALVHLVSTVKPGIDVLFVDTGYHFAETIGTRDAVEAVYPVNVINVTPSRTVEEQEAALGPRLYGRNPDLCCHLRKVEPLGRALEGYMAWFSGIRREETASRRERRVIEWDGRRGMVKVNPILNWTQQEMDDYISDNGILVNPLHHDGYPSIGCAPCTRRVAPGEDPRSGRWAGLGKSECGIHL; encoded by the coding sequence ATGCCCCCCTTGACGGTCCTGGATTCGCCCACCGACCGCCCTGTCCTCGATCTCCGCGACGTCGCCGAGTCGGCCGCGGAGGCGCTCAAGGACGCCTCCGCGCTGGAGATCGTCCGCTGGGCGGTGGCCACGTTCGGGGACCGGATCTGTCTGACCTCCTCGATGTCGGACGCCGCGCTGGTCCACCTGGTCTCCACGGTCAAGCCGGGCATCGACGTGTTGTTCGTGGACACCGGCTACCACTTCGCCGAGACCATCGGCACCCGGGACGCGGTGGAGGCGGTCTACCCGGTCAACGTGATCAACGTGACCCCGTCCCGCACGGTCGAGGAGCAGGAGGCCGCGCTCGGCCCCCGGCTGTACGGCCGCAACCCCGACCTGTGCTGCCACCTGCGCAAGGTGGAGCCGCTGGGCCGCGCCCTGGAGGGCTACATGGCCTGGTTCAGCGGGATCCGCCGCGAGGAGACCGCCAGCCGCCGCGAGCGCAGGGTCATCGAGTGGGACGGCAGGCGCGGCATGGTCAAGGTCAACCCGATCCTCAACTGGACCCAGCAGGAGATGGACGACTACATCTCCGACAACGGGATCCTGGTCAACCCGCTGCACCACGACGGCTACCCGTCGATCGGCTGCGCGCCGTGCACCCGGCGGGTCGCCCCGGGCGAGGACCCGCGCAGCGGACGCTGGGCCGGACTGGGCAAGTCCGAATGCGGCATCCACCTGTGA
- a CDS encoding sirohydrochlorin chelatase gives MRHPPVTWTGPHPSAVPLVAVAHGSRDPRAAATVEDLLDAVRARRPGLPVHTSFLDHAPPSPDRVLQGLDADAAVVLPLLLTAAYHSKIDIPGVLAGVRTARPRLGLRTAGTLGPHPLLVAALERRLAEAGVACGDPRTAVVLVAAGSSDPAANATIWSMARRWREAGWWGVVPAFASATGPSPADAVAALLDAGAPRVAVASYFLAPGYFADKVRAESLSAGAAVVSDVLGAAPELADLVLHRHDEALSGLRQAAAV, from the coding sequence ATGCGGCATCCACCTGTGACCTGGACCGGGCCGCACCCGTCCGCGGTGCCGCTGGTCGCGGTGGCGCACGGCAGCCGGGACCCGCGGGCGGCGGCGACCGTCGAGGACCTCCTCGACGCGGTCCGCGCCCGCCGCCCCGGGCTGCCGGTGCACACCTCGTTCCTGGACCACGCCCCGCCCTCCCCGGACCGGGTGCTGCAGGGCCTGGACGCCGACGCGGCGGTGGTGCTGCCGCTGCTGCTGACCGCCGCCTACCACAGCAAGATCGACATCCCCGGCGTGCTGGCCGGGGTGCGCACCGCCCGGCCCCGGCTGGGCCTGCGCACCGCCGGCACGCTGGGCCCCCACCCGCTGCTGGTCGCCGCCCTGGAGCGCCGTCTGGCCGAGGCGGGCGTGGCCTGCGGCGATCCCCGTACCGCCGTGGTGCTGGTCGCGGCCGGGTCCAGCGACCCCGCCGCCAACGCCACCATCTGGAGCATGGCCCGGCGGTGGCGTGAGGCCGGCTGGTGGGGCGTGGTGCCCGCGTTCGCCTCCGCGACCGGCCCCTCCCCCGCCGACGCGGTCGCCGCGCTGCTGGACGCCGGCGCCCCCCGTGTGGCGGTGGCCTCCTACTTCCTGGCTCCCGGCTACTTCGCCGACAAGGTCCGCGCCGAGTCGCTGTCGGCCGGCGCCGCCGTCGTCTCCGACGTGCTGGGCGCCGCCCCCGAACTCGCCGACCTCGTCCTGCACCGCCACGACGAGGCCCTGTCCGGTCTGCGCCAGGCCGCCGCCGTCTGA